GTGTATGGGTTGGATGTTACTTCGGCGAGTTCTTTGGCTTGCTCGACCATTCGGACTGAGTGGCCTGAGGCGGCGCAGGAGATTGCTGCTGCGATGCCGCTGAGGCCGGCGCCGACGATGGTGATGTCGAGACGTTCTTTTAACTGTTCCTTGTTAGCCTTGTTCATCGAAGGGATATATGCGACGCACCACCATTTCGAGTAGCGTGTGTAACTTGATAGGAATGAAATGAACTGCGGTATTGAACGCTCGACCCTACACAGCTGAGCACAAGTTGGACAAAAATAGAAGAATCAAGAAAATGAATTCCTAGTAGTTATAATGAACGTTCGAGGAGTTATGAGACGTAGATGACATCTAATCCCGAGCCTTGGACCCCTGTGGTATCTCTGATGCCAATGCTGGATCGCTCGGGATTGCCGACTACTCGGGATTTCCACCCCCCGGATTTGCAGAGCTTGGCAGGACATTCCGGAGGTATCCTTGTACGCATACAAATACTCCTGCATATGTTATATTCTTGACATTTATCATTCATTCAATTCTCAATGCAAACTTAACTCACAACACACTCCGTACACAACCATCTAGTCACCATGTAATCTCTTTCCCCACAATCCCCTCCACAGAAGGAATAGCTCCCCTCAATGCATGTCCATAGTCCCCTCCATTCGGCGTCCTCAGCAGCGTATGAATATGAAATTTCTTCGGCTCCTCATTTGTCAGGAATACACCCGAGTGGTGATCAAACTCGATTAACACAACGGGACTTTGCACGCGGTAATAAAAAGGGTCTTCGTTTCCGAAGCCGCCGATCCACGAGAACCATGTTTCGGCTTCGAATTGTTTGATGTGTTGGATTTTGAGCTCCCGTGATCGCTTCGGGAGATAGAGGAGGTACTGCTCAAGGATACCATAGAGCAGCTCTCGCTGGGCATCTGTGAAGGTACTCCCGACGTTAATGCCCTCATACGGCACGACACGGTTATCGCGGTATGCCCCGCAAACATGCCGCTGGTCATCTTTATTCCAGCGCCCTGGCGGCATAGCAGGATCATGCATCTGCTCATACACCTGTGCCTGCTTCTGCAACTCTGGACTCAGCGACTGCATAAGCCTCAATCCCAGTTCCTCTTCAACCTGCATAATCCTCGTCCCCGCATGCGGCCCTTCATCAATCTCATTCGGCTCCGCACCCGTAAACCACGGCGATGCAATAATCTGCCCCTTATACAAGAAAATATTCAAGCACAAATGGTGTCCGTAGAACGACCACCCCCACGGCCTAGTTGTCGAGGGCGTCCCAAAAAGCACAAAGTTATACGAGAGCTCGTTCATGACACGCGGGGACTCGACGAGTTCGCCGAGGAAGTGGTTGATGCGCATGGCTTTGATGGCTTTGTCGTAGCCTTCTGGGGAGAGGGTGGTTTTGAGGACCGTTAGGATTGCGTCGCGGAGCTGGGGCTTGACCTCGTCGAGTCGCAGGCCTTTGTGGCTGAGGAGGAATTCAGGGTTGGACCAGGTGCGCCATTCAGGGGAGTCGATGTGGTAGCTGAGGGCTTTTTGTTGGGACTGGTCGCAGAGGGTTAGGACGGTTTGGGTGGCGGTTACGATGGAGTCGATTGGGACGTCTTCATCTTGGAGTGTGAAGAGTCCTGGACGGACGTTTCCTACAGGCCATTGTTAGCCCTCGCTTTTGGATTGTAAAAAATGAAGCGTACCATCGTTGGTTACACCCTTAAACGGCTCCTGCAACAGCTCCAACCAATGCAAATACAACGCATGTAGCCACGGCGGTCTCGCCAACGTCTTAAAATCACGCGCATATTCATGCGCATCCTGCTCGCGCATATTCTGGAAGCGTGGGATACTCAAATCAGGCAAATACTGGCGATATTCGCCCGTTGGCTTTTCCGATGTGACCGTCATGGTGGCTGCCGACCTGCAATGATCCCAACAATTCCCAATGGCAGAGTGGATGGAGGAATTTAATTGAAACATA
This region of Aspergillus chevalieri M1 DNA, chromosome 4, nearly complete sequence genomic DNA includes:
- a CDS encoding DUF3500 domain-containing protein (COG:S;~EggNog:ENOG410PIY8;~InterPro:IPR021889;~PFAM:PF12006), with protein sequence MFQLNSSIHSAIGNCWDHCRSAATMTVTSEKPTGEYRQYLPDLSIPRFQNMREQDAHEYARDFKTLARPPWLHALYLHWLELLQEPFKGVTNDGNVRPGLFTLQDEDVPIDSIVTATQTVLTLCDQSQQKALSYHIDSPEWRTWSNPEFLLSHKGLRLDEVKPQLRDAILTVLKTTLSPEGYDKAIKAMRINHFLGELVESPRVMNELSYNFVLFGTPSTTRPWGWSFYGHHLCLNIFLYKGQIIASPWFTGAEPNEIDEGPHAGTRIMQVEEELGLRLMQSLSPELQKQAQVYEQMHDPAMPPGRWNKDDQRHVCGAYRDNRVVPYEGINVGSTFTDAQRELLYGILEQYLLYLPKRSRELKIQHIKQFEAETWFSWIGGFGNEDPFYYRVQSPVVLIEFDHHSGVFLTNEEPKKFHIHTLLRTPNGGDYGHALRGAIPSVEGIVGKEITW